One part of the Ursus arctos isolate Adak ecotype North America unplaced genomic scaffold, UrsArc2.0 scaffold_14, whole genome shotgun sequence genome encodes these proteins:
- the MED16 gene encoding mediator of RNA polymerase II transcription subunit 16 isoform X4, whose product MDLAYVCEWERWPKSTHCPSVPLACAWSCRNLIAFTTDLRNDDQDLTRMIHILDTEHPWDVHSVNSEHSEAITCLEWDQSGSRLLSADADGQIKCWSMADHLANSWESHVGSLVEGDPIVALSWLHNGVKLALHVEKSGASSFGEKFSRVKFSPSLTLFGGKPMEGWIAVTVSGLVTVSLLKPSGQVLTSTESLCRLRGRVALADIAFTGGGNIVVATADGSSASPVQFYKVCVSVVSEKCRIDTEILPSLFMRCTADLNRKDKFPAITHLKFLARDMSEQVLLCASSQTSSIVECWSLRKEGLPVNNVFQQISPVVGDKQPMILKWRILSATNDLDRVSAVALPKLPISLTNTDLKVASDTQFYPGLGLALAFHDGSVHIVHRLSLQSMAVFYSSAAPRSADEPAVKRSRATGPAVHFKAMQLSWTSLALVGIDNHGKLSMLRISPSMGHTLDVSLALRHLLFLLEYCMVTGYDWWDTLLHVQPGMVQSLVEKLHEEYTRQNAALQQVLSTRILAMKASLCKLSPCTVARVCDYHAKLFLVAVSSTLKSLLRPHFLNTPDKSPGDRLTEVCTKITDADIDKVMINLKTEEFVLDMNTLQALQQLLQWVGDFVLYLLASLPNQGSPLRPGHSFLRDGASLGTLRELMVVIRIWGLLKPSCLPVYSATSDTQDSMSLLFRLLTKLWICCRDEGPTSEPDEALVDECCLLPSQLLIPSLDWLPVSDGLVSRLQPKQPLRLHFGKAPTLPASASALQLDGLIRAPGQPKIDHLRRLHLGAYPTEECKTCTRCGCVTMLRSPNKTTAVKQWEQRWIKNCLCGGLWRRAPLSYP is encoded by the exons ATGGATCTGGCTTATGTCTGCGAGTGGGAAAGATGGCCCAAGAGTACCCACTGCCCATCAGTTCCCCTGGCCTGTGCCTGGTCCTGCCGCAACCTCATTGCCTTCACCACTGACCTTCGAAATGACGACCAAG ACCTCACCCGCATGATCCATATCCTGGATACGGAGCACCCCTGGGACGTGCACTCCGTCAACTCAGAGCACAGCGAGGCCATCACCTGCCTCGAGTGGGACCAGTCAG GCTCCCGGCTCCTGTCAGCTGATGCCGACGGGCAGATCAAGTGCTGGAGCATGGCGGACCACCTGGCCAACAGCTGGGAGAGCCACGTGGGCAGCCTGGTGGAGGGGGACCCCATCGTGGCCCTGTCCTGGCTGCACAATGGTGTGAAGCTGGCACTGCACGTGGAAAAG TCAGGCGCCTCCAGCTTCGGTGAGAAGTTCTCCCGCGTCAAATTCTCACCGTCGCTGACACTGTTTGGCGGCAAGCCAATGGAGGGCTGGATCGCAGTGACGGTCAGTGGCCTGGTCACCGTGTCCCTGCTCAAGCCCAGCGGGCAGGTGCTGACATCAACAGAGAGTCTGTGCCGGCTGCGTGGCCGCGTGGCCCTGGCTGACATCGCCTTCACGGGCGGCGGCAACATAGTGGTGGCCACCGCGGATGGCAGCAGCGCCTCCCCCGTGCAGTTCTACAAGGTGTGCGTGAGTGTGGTCAGTGAGAAGTGCCGCATTGACACGGAGATCCTGCCCTCGCTCTTCATGCGCTGCACCGCTGACCTCAACCGCAAGGACAAGTTCCCTGCCATCACCCACCTCAAGTTCCTGGCCCGTGACATGTCGGAGCAG GTGCTGCTGTGCGCGTCCAGCCAGACGAGCAGCATCGTGGAGTGCTGGTCCCTGCGGAAGGAGGGCCTTCCTGTGAACAATGTTTTCCAGCAGATCTCGCCTGTGG TCGGCGACAAACAGCCCATGATTCTGAAATGGCGGATCCTGTCCGCCACCAACGACCTGGACCGTGTGTCTGCCGTGGCGCTGCCTAAGTTGCCCATCTCGCTCACCAACACTGACCTGAAGGTGGCCAGCGACACGCAGTTCTACCCTGGCCTCG GGCTGGCCCTGGCTTTTCACGATGGCAGCGTCCACATCGTGCACCGGCTGTCACTGCAGAGCATGGCCGTCTTCTACAGCTCCGCGGCCCCGCGCTCCGCGGACGAGCCGGCCGTCAAGCGCTCACGGGCCACCGGCCCCGCCGTCCACTTCAAGGCCATGCAGCTGTCCTGGACCTCGCTGGCCCTGGTCGGCATCGACAACCATGGGAAG ctCAGCATGCTGCGTATCTCGCCATCCATGGGCCACACGCTGGACGTAAGCCTGGCCCTGCGGCACTTGCTCTTCCTGCTGGAGTACTGCATGGTGACGGGCTACGACTGGTGGGACACGCTGTTGCACGTGCAGCCCGGCATGGTGCAGAGCCTGGTGGAGAAGCTGCACGAGGAGTACACGCGCCAGAACGCCGCCCTGCAGCAG GTCCTGTCCACCCGGATCCTGGCCATGAAGGCCTCGCTGTGCAAGCTGTCGCCCTGCACGGTGGCCCGTGTGTGTGACTACCACGCCAAGCTCTTCCTCGTGGCCGTCAGCTCCACGCTCAAGTCCCTCCTGCGGCCCCACTTCCTGAACACACCCGACAAGAGTCCCGGCGACCGGCTGACCGAGGTCTGCACGAAGATCACCGACGCCG ACATCGACAAGGTCATGATCAACCTCAAGACGGAGGAGTTCGTCCTGGACATGAACACGCTGCAGGCGCTGCAGCAGCTCCTGCAGTGGGTGGGGGACTTCGTGCTCTACCTGCTGGCCAGCCTGCCCAACCAG GGCTCCCCGCTGCGGCCGGGCCACAGCTTCCTGCGGGACGGCGCCTCGCTGGGCACGCTGCGTGAGCTGATGGTCGTCATCCGCATCTGGGGCCTGCTGAAGCCCAGCTGCCTGCCCGTGTACAGCGCCACCTCGGACACCCAGGACAGCATGTCCCTGCTCTTCCGCCTGCTCACCAAGCTCTGGATCTGCT GCCGTGACGAGGGCCCCACAAGCGAGCCGGATGAGGCTCTCGTGGACGAGTGTTGCCTGCTGCCCAGCCAGCTGCTCATCCCCAGCCTGGACTGGCTCCCCGTCAGCGACGGCCTGGTCAGCCGCCTGCAGCCCAAGCAGCCCCTGCGCTTGCACTTCGGCAAGGCTCCCACGCTGCCCGCCAGCGCCAGCGCCTTGCAGCTGGACGGCCTCATCAG GGCGCCGGGCCAGCCCAAGATCGATCACCTGCGGAGGCTACACCTGGGAGCCTACCCCACGGAGGAGTGTAAGACCTGCACCAG GTGCGGCTGTGTCACCATGCTCAGGTCACCCAATAAGACGACGGCTGTCAAACAGTGGGAGCAGCGCTGGATCAAGAACTGCTTGTGTGGGGGGCTCTGGCGGCGGGCGCCCCTCAGCTACCCCTGA
- the MED16 gene encoding mediator of RNA polymerase II transcription subunit 16 isoform X3, with product MDLAYVCEWERWPKSTHCPSVPLACAWSCRNLIAFTTDLRNDDQDLTRMIHILDTEHPWDVHSVNSEHSEAITCLEWDQSGSRLLSADADGQIKCWSMADHLANSWESHVGSLVEGDPIVALSWLHNGVKLALHVEKSGASSFGEKFSRVKFSPSLTLFGGKPMEGWIAVTVSGLVTVSLLKPSGQVLTSTESLCRLRGRVALADIAFTGGGNIVVATADGSSASPVQFYKVCVSVVSEKCRIDTEILPSLFMRCTADLNRKDKFPAITHLKFLARDMSEQVLLCASSQTSSIVECWSLRKEGLPVNNVFQQISPVVGDKQPMILKWRILSATNDLDRVSAVALPKLPISLTNTDLKVASDTQFYPGLGLALAFHDGSVHIVHRLSLQSMAVFYSSAAPRSADEPAVKRSRATGPAVHFKAMQLSWTSLALVGIDNHGKLSMLRISPSMGHTLDVSLALRHLLFLLEYCMVTGYDWWDTLLHVQPGMVQSLVEKLHEEYTRQNAALQQVLSTRILAMKASLCKLSPCTVARVCDYHAKLFLVAVSSTLKSLLRPHFLNTPDKSPGDRLTEVCTKITDAGGSCPASRELRVPPRPFAWGHPKPHLKDIDKVMINLKTEEFVLDMNTLQALQQLLQWVGDFVLYLLASLPNQGSPLRPGHSFLRDGASLGTLRELMVVIRIWGLLKPSCLPVYSATSDTQDSMSLLFRLLTKLWICCRDEGPTSEPDEALVDECCLLPSQLLIPSLDWLPVSDGLVSRLQPKQPLRLHFGKAPTLPASASALQLDGLIRAPGQPKIDHLRRLHLGAYPTEECKTCTRCGCVTMLRSPNKTTAVKQWEQRWIKNCLCGGLWRRAPLSYP from the exons ATGGATCTGGCTTATGTCTGCGAGTGGGAAAGATGGCCCAAGAGTACCCACTGCCCATCAGTTCCCCTGGCCTGTGCCTGGTCCTGCCGCAACCTCATTGCCTTCACCACTGACCTTCGAAATGACGACCAAG ACCTCACCCGCATGATCCATATCCTGGATACGGAGCACCCCTGGGACGTGCACTCCGTCAACTCAGAGCACAGCGAGGCCATCACCTGCCTCGAGTGGGACCAGTCAG GCTCCCGGCTCCTGTCAGCTGATGCCGACGGGCAGATCAAGTGCTGGAGCATGGCGGACCACCTGGCCAACAGCTGGGAGAGCCACGTGGGCAGCCTGGTGGAGGGGGACCCCATCGTGGCCCTGTCCTGGCTGCACAATGGTGTGAAGCTGGCACTGCACGTGGAAAAG TCAGGCGCCTCCAGCTTCGGTGAGAAGTTCTCCCGCGTCAAATTCTCACCGTCGCTGACACTGTTTGGCGGCAAGCCAATGGAGGGCTGGATCGCAGTGACGGTCAGTGGCCTGGTCACCGTGTCCCTGCTCAAGCCCAGCGGGCAGGTGCTGACATCAACAGAGAGTCTGTGCCGGCTGCGTGGCCGCGTGGCCCTGGCTGACATCGCCTTCACGGGCGGCGGCAACATAGTGGTGGCCACCGCGGATGGCAGCAGCGCCTCCCCCGTGCAGTTCTACAAGGTGTGCGTGAGTGTGGTCAGTGAGAAGTGCCGCATTGACACGGAGATCCTGCCCTCGCTCTTCATGCGCTGCACCGCTGACCTCAACCGCAAGGACAAGTTCCCTGCCATCACCCACCTCAAGTTCCTGGCCCGTGACATGTCGGAGCAG GTGCTGCTGTGCGCGTCCAGCCAGACGAGCAGCATCGTGGAGTGCTGGTCCCTGCGGAAGGAGGGCCTTCCTGTGAACAATGTTTTCCAGCAGATCTCGCCTGTGG TCGGCGACAAACAGCCCATGATTCTGAAATGGCGGATCCTGTCCGCCACCAACGACCTGGACCGTGTGTCTGCCGTGGCGCTGCCTAAGTTGCCCATCTCGCTCACCAACACTGACCTGAAGGTGGCCAGCGACACGCAGTTCTACCCTGGCCTCG GGCTGGCCCTGGCTTTTCACGATGGCAGCGTCCACATCGTGCACCGGCTGTCACTGCAGAGCATGGCCGTCTTCTACAGCTCCGCGGCCCCGCGCTCCGCGGACGAGCCGGCCGTCAAGCGCTCACGGGCCACCGGCCCCGCCGTCCACTTCAAGGCCATGCAGCTGTCCTGGACCTCGCTGGCCCTGGTCGGCATCGACAACCATGGGAAG ctCAGCATGCTGCGTATCTCGCCATCCATGGGCCACACGCTGGACGTAAGCCTGGCCCTGCGGCACTTGCTCTTCCTGCTGGAGTACTGCATGGTGACGGGCTACGACTGGTGGGACACGCTGTTGCACGTGCAGCCCGGCATGGTGCAGAGCCTGGTGGAGAAGCTGCACGAGGAGTACACGCGCCAGAACGCCGCCCTGCAGCAG GTCCTGTCCACCCGGATCCTGGCCATGAAGGCCTCGCTGTGCAAGCTGTCGCCCTGCACGGTGGCCCGTGTGTGTGACTACCACGCCAAGCTCTTCCTCGTGGCCGTCAGCTCCACGCTCAAGTCCCTCCTGCGGCCCCACTTCCTGAACACACCCGACAAGAGTCCCGGCGACCGGCTGACCGAGGTCTGCACGAAGATCACCGACGCCGGTGGGTCCTGCCCTGCCAGCCGAGAGCTGCGTGTGCCCCCAAGACCCTTCGCGTGGGGTCATCCTAAGCCCCACCTAAAGG ACATCGACAAGGTCATGATCAACCTCAAGACGGAGGAGTTCGTCCTGGACATGAACACGCTGCAGGCGCTGCAGCAGCTCCTGCAGTGGGTGGGGGACTTCGTGCTCTACCTGCTGGCCAGCCTGCCCAACCAG GGCTCCCCGCTGCGGCCGGGCCACAGCTTCCTGCGGGACGGCGCCTCGCTGGGCACGCTGCGTGAGCTGATGGTCGTCATCCGCATCTGGGGCCTGCTGAAGCCCAGCTGCCTGCCCGTGTACAGCGCCACCTCGGACACCCAGGACAGCATGTCCCTGCTCTTCCGCCTGCTCACCAAGCTCTGGATCTGCT GCCGTGACGAGGGCCCCACAAGCGAGCCGGATGAGGCTCTCGTGGACGAGTGTTGCCTGCTGCCCAGCCAGCTGCTCATCCCCAGCCTGGACTGGCTCCCCGTCAGCGACGGCCTGGTCAGCCGCCTGCAGCCCAAGCAGCCCCTGCGCTTGCACTTCGGCAAGGCTCCCACGCTGCCCGCCAGCGCCAGCGCCTTGCAGCTGGACGGCCTCATCAG GGCGCCGGGCCAGCCCAAGATCGATCACCTGCGGAGGCTACACCTGGGAGCCTACCCCACGGAGGAGTGTAAGACCTGCACCAG GTGCGGCTGTGTCACCATGCTCAGGTCACCCAATAAGACGACGGCTGTCAAACAGTGGGAGCAGCGCTGGATCAAGAACTGCTTGTGTGGGGGGCTCTGGCGGCGGGCGCCCCTCAGCTACCCCTGA
- the MED16 gene encoding mediator of RNA polymerase II transcription subunit 16 isoform X2 yields the protein MDLAYVCEWERWPKSTHCPSVPLACAWSCRNLIAFTTDLRNDDQDLTRMIHILDTEHPWDVHSVNSEHSEAITCLEWDQSGSRLLSADADGQIKCWSMADHLANSWESHVGSLVEGDPIVALSWLHNGVKLALHVEKSGASSFGEKFSRVKFSPSLTLFGGKPMEGWIAVTVSGLVTVSLLKPSGQVLTSTESLCRLRGRVALADIAFTGGGNIVVATADGSSASPVQFYKVCVSVVSEKCRIDTEILPSLFMRCTADLNRKDKFPAITHLKFLARDMSEQVLLCASSQTSSIVECWSLRKEGLPVNNVFQQISPVVGDKQPMILKWRILSATNDLDRVSAVALPKLPISLTNTDLKVASDTQFYPGLGLALAFHDGSVHIVHRLSLQSMAVFYSSAAPRSADEPAVKRSRATGPAVHFKAMQLSWTSLALVGIDNHGKLSMLRISPSMGHTLDVSLALRHLLFLLEYCMVTGYDWWDTLLHVQPGMVQSLVEKLHEEYTRQNAALQQVLSTRILAMKASLCKLSPCTVARVCDYHAKLFLVAVSSTLKSLLRPHFLNTPDKSPGDRLTEVCTKITDADIDKVMINLKTEEFVLDMNTLQALQQLLQWVGDFVLYLLASLPNQGSPLRPGHSFLRDGASLGTLRELMVVIRIWGLLKPSCLPVYSATSDTQDSMSLLFRLLTKLWICCRDEGPTSEPDEALVDECCLLPSQLLIPSLDWLPVSDGLVSRLQPKQPLRLHFGKAPTLPASASALQLDGLIRCVPASAPWPLRVPCGLLLSGLDLDAGLGDVLARPVTPVPPSPSLHSVICVTSASLCMECRRAGLWLQLSPCGAQAYPAWALVHWRSVWCGRCGATEGPVGKAPRRAGCSQGRQAAAAGACGVSPYRPAAPQGRVSFLLFRRESCTIRGHIRHFPVSDAHVMGRLA from the exons ATGGATCTGGCTTATGTCTGCGAGTGGGAAAGATGGCCCAAGAGTACCCACTGCCCATCAGTTCCCCTGGCCTGTGCCTGGTCCTGCCGCAACCTCATTGCCTTCACCACTGACCTTCGAAATGACGACCAAG ACCTCACCCGCATGATCCATATCCTGGATACGGAGCACCCCTGGGACGTGCACTCCGTCAACTCAGAGCACAGCGAGGCCATCACCTGCCTCGAGTGGGACCAGTCAG GCTCCCGGCTCCTGTCAGCTGATGCCGACGGGCAGATCAAGTGCTGGAGCATGGCGGACCACCTGGCCAACAGCTGGGAGAGCCACGTGGGCAGCCTGGTGGAGGGGGACCCCATCGTGGCCCTGTCCTGGCTGCACAATGGTGTGAAGCTGGCACTGCACGTGGAAAAG TCAGGCGCCTCCAGCTTCGGTGAGAAGTTCTCCCGCGTCAAATTCTCACCGTCGCTGACACTGTTTGGCGGCAAGCCAATGGAGGGCTGGATCGCAGTGACGGTCAGTGGCCTGGTCACCGTGTCCCTGCTCAAGCCCAGCGGGCAGGTGCTGACATCAACAGAGAGTCTGTGCCGGCTGCGTGGCCGCGTGGCCCTGGCTGACATCGCCTTCACGGGCGGCGGCAACATAGTGGTGGCCACCGCGGATGGCAGCAGCGCCTCCCCCGTGCAGTTCTACAAGGTGTGCGTGAGTGTGGTCAGTGAGAAGTGCCGCATTGACACGGAGATCCTGCCCTCGCTCTTCATGCGCTGCACCGCTGACCTCAACCGCAAGGACAAGTTCCCTGCCATCACCCACCTCAAGTTCCTGGCCCGTGACATGTCGGAGCAG GTGCTGCTGTGCGCGTCCAGCCAGACGAGCAGCATCGTGGAGTGCTGGTCCCTGCGGAAGGAGGGCCTTCCTGTGAACAATGTTTTCCAGCAGATCTCGCCTGTGG TCGGCGACAAACAGCCCATGATTCTGAAATGGCGGATCCTGTCCGCCACCAACGACCTGGACCGTGTGTCTGCCGTGGCGCTGCCTAAGTTGCCCATCTCGCTCACCAACACTGACCTGAAGGTGGCCAGCGACACGCAGTTCTACCCTGGCCTCG GGCTGGCCCTGGCTTTTCACGATGGCAGCGTCCACATCGTGCACCGGCTGTCACTGCAGAGCATGGCCGTCTTCTACAGCTCCGCGGCCCCGCGCTCCGCGGACGAGCCGGCCGTCAAGCGCTCACGGGCCACCGGCCCCGCCGTCCACTTCAAGGCCATGCAGCTGTCCTGGACCTCGCTGGCCCTGGTCGGCATCGACAACCATGGGAAG ctCAGCATGCTGCGTATCTCGCCATCCATGGGCCACACGCTGGACGTAAGCCTGGCCCTGCGGCACTTGCTCTTCCTGCTGGAGTACTGCATGGTGACGGGCTACGACTGGTGGGACACGCTGTTGCACGTGCAGCCCGGCATGGTGCAGAGCCTGGTGGAGAAGCTGCACGAGGAGTACACGCGCCAGAACGCCGCCCTGCAGCAG GTCCTGTCCACCCGGATCCTGGCCATGAAGGCCTCGCTGTGCAAGCTGTCGCCCTGCACGGTGGCCCGTGTGTGTGACTACCACGCCAAGCTCTTCCTCGTGGCCGTCAGCTCCACGCTCAAGTCCCTCCTGCGGCCCCACTTCCTGAACACACCCGACAAGAGTCCCGGCGACCGGCTGACCGAGGTCTGCACGAAGATCACCGACGCCG ACATCGACAAGGTCATGATCAACCTCAAGACGGAGGAGTTCGTCCTGGACATGAACACGCTGCAGGCGCTGCAGCAGCTCCTGCAGTGGGTGGGGGACTTCGTGCTCTACCTGCTGGCCAGCCTGCCCAACCAG GGCTCCCCGCTGCGGCCGGGCCACAGCTTCCTGCGGGACGGCGCCTCGCTGGGCACGCTGCGTGAGCTGATGGTCGTCATCCGCATCTGGGGCCTGCTGAAGCCCAGCTGCCTGCCCGTGTACAGCGCCACCTCGGACACCCAGGACAGCATGTCCCTGCTCTTCCGCCTGCTCACCAAGCTCTGGATCTGCT GCCGTGACGAGGGCCCCACAAGCGAGCCGGATGAGGCTCTCGTGGACGAGTGTTGCCTGCTGCCCAGCCAGCTGCTCATCCCCAGCCTGGACTGGCTCCCCGTCAGCGACGGCCTGGTCAGCCGCCTGCAGCCCAAGCAGCCCCTGCGCTTGCACTTCGGCAAGGCTCCCACGCTGCCCGCCAGCGCCAGCGCCTTGCAGCTGGACGGCCTCATCAGGTGCGTTCCCGCCTCTGCCCCGTGGCCTCTGCGTGTGCCGTGCGGGCTGCTGCTCTCTGGCCTTGACCTTGACGCCGGCCTGGGAGACGTGCTTGCTCGGCCAGTGACTCCCGTGCCACCTTCTCCATCCCTGCACTCAGTCATCTGTGTGACGTCCGCGTCCCTCTGCATGGAGTGCCGCAGGGCCGGCCTCTGGCTCCAGCTCAGCCCCTGTGGAGCTCAAGCATATCCCGCGTGGGCTCTGGTCCACTGGAGGTCGGTGTGGTGCGGACGCTGCGGCGCGACCGAGGGCCCTGTGGGCAAAGCACCTCGTCGGGCAGGCTGTTCTCAGGGCCGACAGGCAGCTGCTGCTGGCGCGTGTGGCGTCAGCCCTTACCGCCCAGCAGCACCGCAGGGCAGGGTTTCGTTCCTGCTCTTCAGGCGGGAAAGCTGCACGATCCGAGGTCACATAAGGCACTTCCCCGTTTCAGATGCTCACGTGATGGGGAGACTTGCTTGA
- the MED16 gene encoding mediator of RNA polymerase II transcription subunit 16 isoform X1: MDLAYVCEWERWPKSTHCPSVPLACAWSCRNLIAFTTDLRNDDQDLTRMIHILDTEHPWDVHSVNSEHSEAITCLEWDQSGSRLLSADADGQIKCWSMADHLANSWESHVGSLVEGDPIVALSWLHNGVKLALHVEKSGASSFGEKFSRVKFSPSLTLFGGKPMEGWIAVTVSGLVTVSLLKPSGQVLTSTESLCRLRGRVALADIAFTGGGNIVVATADGSSASPVQFYKVCVSVVSEKCRIDTEILPSLFMRCTADLNRKDKFPAITHLKFLARDMSEQVLLCASSQTSSIVECWSLRKEGLPVNNVFQQISPVVGDKQPMILKWRILSATNDLDRVSAVALPKLPISLTNTDLKVASDTQFYPGLGLALAFHDGSVHIVHRLSLQSMAVFYSSAAPRSADEPAVKRSRATGPAVHFKAMQLSWTSLALVGIDNHGKLSMLRISPSMGHTLDVSLALRHLLFLLEYCMVTGYDWWDTLLHVQPGMVQSLVEKLHEEYTRQNAALQQVLSTRILAMKASLCKLSPCTVARVCDYHAKLFLVAVSSTLKSLLRPHFLNTPDKSPGDRLTEVCTKITDAGGSCPASRELRVPPRPFAWGHPKPHLKDIDKVMINLKTEEFVLDMNTLQALQQLLQWVGDFVLYLLASLPNQGSPLRPGHSFLRDGASLGTLRELMVVIRIWGLLKPSCLPVYSATSDTQDSMSLLFRLLTKLWICCRDEGPTSEPDEALVDECCLLPSQLLIPSLDWLPVSDGLVSRLQPKQPLRLHFGKAPTLPASASALQLDGLIRCVPASAPWPLRVPCGLLLSGLDLDAGLGDVLARPVTPVPPSPSLHSVICVTSASLCMECRRAGLWLQLSPCGAQAYPAWALVHWRSVWCGRCGATEGPVGKAPRRAGCSQGRQAAAAGACGVSPYRPAAPQGRVSFLLFRRESCTIRGHIRHFPVSDAHVMGRLA; the protein is encoded by the exons ATGGATCTGGCTTATGTCTGCGAGTGGGAAAGATGGCCCAAGAGTACCCACTGCCCATCAGTTCCCCTGGCCTGTGCCTGGTCCTGCCGCAACCTCATTGCCTTCACCACTGACCTTCGAAATGACGACCAAG ACCTCACCCGCATGATCCATATCCTGGATACGGAGCACCCCTGGGACGTGCACTCCGTCAACTCAGAGCACAGCGAGGCCATCACCTGCCTCGAGTGGGACCAGTCAG GCTCCCGGCTCCTGTCAGCTGATGCCGACGGGCAGATCAAGTGCTGGAGCATGGCGGACCACCTGGCCAACAGCTGGGAGAGCCACGTGGGCAGCCTGGTGGAGGGGGACCCCATCGTGGCCCTGTCCTGGCTGCACAATGGTGTGAAGCTGGCACTGCACGTGGAAAAG TCAGGCGCCTCCAGCTTCGGTGAGAAGTTCTCCCGCGTCAAATTCTCACCGTCGCTGACACTGTTTGGCGGCAAGCCAATGGAGGGCTGGATCGCAGTGACGGTCAGTGGCCTGGTCACCGTGTCCCTGCTCAAGCCCAGCGGGCAGGTGCTGACATCAACAGAGAGTCTGTGCCGGCTGCGTGGCCGCGTGGCCCTGGCTGACATCGCCTTCACGGGCGGCGGCAACATAGTGGTGGCCACCGCGGATGGCAGCAGCGCCTCCCCCGTGCAGTTCTACAAGGTGTGCGTGAGTGTGGTCAGTGAGAAGTGCCGCATTGACACGGAGATCCTGCCCTCGCTCTTCATGCGCTGCACCGCTGACCTCAACCGCAAGGACAAGTTCCCTGCCATCACCCACCTCAAGTTCCTGGCCCGTGACATGTCGGAGCAG GTGCTGCTGTGCGCGTCCAGCCAGACGAGCAGCATCGTGGAGTGCTGGTCCCTGCGGAAGGAGGGCCTTCCTGTGAACAATGTTTTCCAGCAGATCTCGCCTGTGG TCGGCGACAAACAGCCCATGATTCTGAAATGGCGGATCCTGTCCGCCACCAACGACCTGGACCGTGTGTCTGCCGTGGCGCTGCCTAAGTTGCCCATCTCGCTCACCAACACTGACCTGAAGGTGGCCAGCGACACGCAGTTCTACCCTGGCCTCG GGCTGGCCCTGGCTTTTCACGATGGCAGCGTCCACATCGTGCACCGGCTGTCACTGCAGAGCATGGCCGTCTTCTACAGCTCCGCGGCCCCGCGCTCCGCGGACGAGCCGGCCGTCAAGCGCTCACGGGCCACCGGCCCCGCCGTCCACTTCAAGGCCATGCAGCTGTCCTGGACCTCGCTGGCCCTGGTCGGCATCGACAACCATGGGAAG ctCAGCATGCTGCGTATCTCGCCATCCATGGGCCACACGCTGGACGTAAGCCTGGCCCTGCGGCACTTGCTCTTCCTGCTGGAGTACTGCATGGTGACGGGCTACGACTGGTGGGACACGCTGTTGCACGTGCAGCCCGGCATGGTGCAGAGCCTGGTGGAGAAGCTGCACGAGGAGTACACGCGCCAGAACGCCGCCCTGCAGCAG GTCCTGTCCACCCGGATCCTGGCCATGAAGGCCTCGCTGTGCAAGCTGTCGCCCTGCACGGTGGCCCGTGTGTGTGACTACCACGCCAAGCTCTTCCTCGTGGCCGTCAGCTCCACGCTCAAGTCCCTCCTGCGGCCCCACTTCCTGAACACACCCGACAAGAGTCCCGGCGACCGGCTGACCGAGGTCTGCACGAAGATCACCGACGCCGGTGGGTCCTGCCCTGCCAGCCGAGAGCTGCGTGTGCCCCCAAGACCCTTCGCGTGGGGTCATCCTAAGCCCCACCTAAAGG ACATCGACAAGGTCATGATCAACCTCAAGACGGAGGAGTTCGTCCTGGACATGAACACGCTGCAGGCGCTGCAGCAGCTCCTGCAGTGGGTGGGGGACTTCGTGCTCTACCTGCTGGCCAGCCTGCCCAACCAG GGCTCCCCGCTGCGGCCGGGCCACAGCTTCCTGCGGGACGGCGCCTCGCTGGGCACGCTGCGTGAGCTGATGGTCGTCATCCGCATCTGGGGCCTGCTGAAGCCCAGCTGCCTGCCCGTGTACAGCGCCACCTCGGACACCCAGGACAGCATGTCCCTGCTCTTCCGCCTGCTCACCAAGCTCTGGATCTGCT GCCGTGACGAGGGCCCCACAAGCGAGCCGGATGAGGCTCTCGTGGACGAGTGTTGCCTGCTGCCCAGCCAGCTGCTCATCCCCAGCCTGGACTGGCTCCCCGTCAGCGACGGCCTGGTCAGCCGCCTGCAGCCCAAGCAGCCCCTGCGCTTGCACTTCGGCAAGGCTCCCACGCTGCCCGCCAGCGCCAGCGCCTTGCAGCTGGACGGCCTCATCAGGTGCGTTCCCGCCTCTGCCCCGTGGCCTCTGCGTGTGCCGTGCGGGCTGCTGCTCTCTGGCCTTGACCTTGACGCCGGCCTGGGAGACGTGCTTGCTCGGCCAGTGACTCCCGTGCCACCTTCTCCATCCCTGCACTCAGTCATCTGTGTGACGTCCGCGTCCCTCTGCATGGAGTGCCGCAGGGCCGGCCTCTGGCTCCAGCTCAGCCCCTGTGGAGCTCAAGCATATCCCGCGTGGGCTCTGGTCCACTGGAGGTCGGTGTGGTGCGGACGCTGCGGCGCGACCGAGGGCCCTGTGGGCAAAGCACCTCGTCGGGCAGGCTGTTCTCAGGGCCGACAGGCAGCTGCTGCTGGCGCGTGTGGCGTCAGCCCTTACCGCCCAGCAGCACCGCAGGGCAGGGTTTCGTTCCTGCTCTTCAGGCGGGAAAGCTGCACGATCCGAGGTCACATAAGGCACTTCCCCGTTTCAGATGCTCACGTGATGGGGAGACTTGCTTGA